One Carassius auratus strain Wakin chromosome 3, ASM336829v1, whole genome shotgun sequence genomic region harbors:
- the LOC113047454 gene encoding serine/threonine-protein phosphatase 4 catalytic subunit B-like, protein MHVMMGDVTDLDRQIEQLRRCELIKENEVKALCAKAREILVEESNVQRVDSPVTVCGDIHGQFYDLKELFRVGGEVPETNYLFMGDFVDRGFYSVESFLLLLALKVRYPDRITLIRGNHESRQITQVYGFYDECLRKYGSVTVWRYCTEIFDYLSLSAVVDDKIFCVHGGLSPSIQTLDQIRTIDRKQEVPHDGPMCDLLWSDPEDTMGWGVSPRGAGYLFGSDVVAQFNAANDISMICRAHQLVMEGYKWHFNETVLTVWSAPNYCYRCGNVAAILELDEHLQKEFIIFEAAPQDTRGIPAKRPVADYFL, encoded by the exons ATGCATGTCATGATGGGCGACGTCACTGACTTGGACAGACAGATCGAGCAACTCAGACGCTGTGAACTTATCAAGGAGAATGAAGTCAAGGCGCTGTGTGCCAAAGCGAG GGAGATTCTGGTGGAAGAGAGTAATGTTCAGAGAGTAGATTCTCCCGTCACA GTCTGTGGAGATATACACGGGCAGTTTTATGATTTGAAGGAGCTATTTAGG GTGGGGGGTGAAGTCCCAGAGACCAACTACCTCTTCATGGGAGACTTTGTGGACAGAGGGTTCTACAGTGTGGAGTCTTTTCTGCTGCTGCTAGCATTAAAG GTACGATACCCCGACCGAATTACGCTGATCAGAGGGAATCACGAGTCGAGGCAGATCACGCAAGTGTATGGCTTTTATGACGAGTGTCTCAGAAAATACGGCTCTGTTACAGTCTGGAGGTACTGCACAGAGATCTTTGACTATTTGTCCCTCTCTGCTGTTGTTGATGACAAG ATATTTTGTGTGCATGGTGGCCTTTCTCCATCTATTCAAACTTTGGATCAGATCAGGACTATTGACCGAAAACAAGAAGTTCCTCACGATGGACCCATGTGTGACCTGCTGTGGTCCGACCCAGAAG ACACCATGGGGTGGGGTGtaagtcccagaggagctggatatCTGTTTGGAAGTGATGTGGTGGCACAGTTTAATGCTGCCAATGATATCAGCATGATCTGCAGAGCTCATCAGCTGGTGATGGAGGGCTACAAGTGGCATTTCAATGAGACCGTGTTAACGGTGTGGTCCGCTCCAAACTATTGTTATAG GTGTGGTAATGTGGCAGCCATTTTGGAGCTTGATGAGCATCTCCAGAAGGAGTTTATCATATTTGAAGCTGCACCTCAGGACACCAGAGGCATCCCCGCTAAGAGACCTGTGGCTGACTACTTCCTTTGA